A stretch of Saccharothrix texasensis DNA encodes these proteins:
- a CDS encoding IclR family transcriptional regulator, which yields MAVDRDAPRRSMAGRALALLGVFDAEHPRLRLTELARRADLPLPTVHRLVRELVSWGALQRDADGSYGIGLRLWEAATLAPVAGRLREVALPFMQDLYEATRENIHLAVHDGFDALYVEKLAGHRSVPIVSRTGARLPLHATGVGKALLARADPAFVRAYLERPLLRCTRYTITERARLARELRATAARGFALTSEEMTLGSCSVAVAIPADGQEPPGALGIVVRSVRTDLHRLVPDLRAAAEAIGRRLDDLAHRAVRST from the coding sequence ATGGCGGTCGACCGCGACGCGCCCCGGCGCTCGATGGCCGGGCGGGCGCTGGCGTTGCTGGGCGTGTTCGACGCCGAGCACCCGCGGCTCAGGCTGACCGAGCTGGCGCGGCGCGCGGACCTGCCGTTGCCGACGGTGCACCGGCTGGTCCGCGAACTGGTGTCGTGGGGCGCGCTGCAACGCGACGCGGACGGGAGCTACGGCATCGGCCTGCGGCTGTGGGAAGCGGCGACGCTGGCGCCGGTGGCCGGTCGGCTGCGGGAGGTCGCCCTGCCGTTCATGCAGGACCTGTACGAGGCGACGCGCGAGAACATCCACCTCGCCGTGCACGACGGGTTCGACGCGCTGTACGTGGAGAAGCTCGCCGGTCACCGCTCGGTGCCGATCGTCTCCCGCACCGGGGCGCGGCTGCCGTTGCACGCGACCGGGGTCGGCAAGGCCCTGCTGGCCCGCGCCGACCCCGCGTTCGTGCGCGCCTACCTCGAACGCCCGCTGCTGCGCTGCACCCGTTACACGATCACCGAGCGGGCTCGGCTGGCGCGTGAGCTGCGGGCCACGGCCGCTCGCGGGTTTGCGCTGACCAGCGAGGAGATGACGCTCGGCTCGTGCTCGGTCGCCGTCGCCATCCCGGCGGACGGGCAGGAACCGCCCGGCGCGCTGGGCATCGTGGTCCGCTCCGTGCGCACCGACCTGCACCGCCTCGTGCCGGACCTGCGTGCCGCCGCCGAGGCGATCGGGCGGCGGCTGGACGACCTGGCGCACCGCGCGGTCCGGTCGACCTGA